DNA from Paratractidigestivibacter faecalis:
GGAAGACGACCTTGAGCATAGCCTGCCACTGGGACATGCCAAGAGAGCGTGCGGCCTCCATCTGGCCGGGGTCGACAGACTCGATGCCGCCACGCAGGACCTCCATCATGTAGGCGGTGGAGTTGAGCGACACGACCACGAGGCCGGCGATAAAGCGCGACCAGATGGCGTTGACCTCGGTGATGCTCATGCCGAAGCTGCTGACGACGCCAAAGCCCAGGTAATAGACGATGACGCCCTGGACAAGCATCGGCGTGCCGCGGACGACGGTGGAGTAGAACTTCGCGAAGCCGACGCCGACCTTCTTTGCGAAGCGCACGGCGTCGTTGTCGGAGCGGTCGATCTCCATGATGCGGACGGCAACGAGCAGGATGGCGAGGAAGAAGGCGATCACGGTGCCGAACACGGCCAGCTCGATGGTGGTAGCGATGCCCGTGAGGTAGGTCTGCTTGCCCTGCTGGAACATATAGAGCACCTGCGTGAGCATGTCGTCGGGCATGGTGGAGGAGGCGGAGGCGGCCGACCAGGCCGATGCGAAGCCCATGACGGCTCGGTCGACGAAGAGCACGGCCGTCATGACGCACACGAGGTAGGAGCCAAAGCGAAGCGCGCGGGCGGCGCCGGGCTTGGTGAAGGGCGACGTCTGGGCGTAGGTGTTCCAGTGGGTGAGCTTAAAGAGAAGCCCGGCCGCGGCCACGACGAGCCAGCCCGCGAGCAGGTAGTACATGACCAGCTCGACGACGAAGGCATTGGCCAGGAAGCTCATAGCGGGACGCGCCTGCGACGAAAGGCACATGCCGGCGAAGGCGATCGCCGAGGTGCCCAGCAGCACGTAGCGGTGGTCACGCGCGGCAAACGACGCGATGCGCGAGGGAACGGATTCCATAGATTTCCTTTGTTCTTATTGCCGAAGGGGCAGGGACCTGGTCCCTGCCCCGAAAAACAACGTTGTAAAGAGAAGGACTTAGGCCGGCTGACGGTCCATGCAGTCCTGCCAGATGTTCAGGCGGTCCTCCTGCGAGATGCCGCCGATAATCTCGTTGAGCTTGGCGAGGACGTCGTCTTGGCCCTTGGCGATGGCGGCGTTGTCGGGGTTGCTCGGGTCGGAGAAGCCCGCGCCGTCCTCGAGCTCGACCTTCATGAGGTCGGAGTAGCTCTTCAGGAGCTTGGGCAGCGACATGGACGAGAAGGTGATGGCATCGCAGGTGCCGTTCTCGATGCCGTCGACGACGAGCGGGACGGTCGCGACCGGGGTGAGGTGGTTGACATCGGGAATCTCGTCGATGAGCTCGTCGTAGAAGGTGTCCTTCTGGCCGAGGACCGTGGCTCCGGAGAAGTCGGAGAGCTTTGTGGCGGAGGCGTACTTGGAGTCCTTCTTGACGACCATGATGACCTCGTCGTCAATGTAGGAGTCGGTGAAGTCGGCAGACTGGGCGCGCTCGGGCGTGACGGACATGCCGGCGCAGACGATGTCGATGGTCCCGTTGTTGAGCGAGTCAACGAGGGCACTGAACTCCATCTTTACCGCGACGGGCTCCATGCCGAGGGCCTCGGCGATCTTCTTTGCGATCTGGACGTCGTAGCCGTCGGCATAGGCGCCCGTGACGTTCTCGATGGGGATGGTGGTGTCGGACTCCTTCGACTCCTGCCAGTTATACGGGGCGTAGGCGGCCTCCATGCCAATGCGCAGGGTCTTGCCGTCGCCGAGCTGGCCGGCGGCCTTGGAGTCGTCGGCGCCGTCGGTCTTGGCGCCCGAGTTGGAGTCTTGGGCGGCGGGTCCGCAGCCGGTAAGGAACGTGGCACCCGCGACGGTCAGCGTCGTGAGGCCGGAGAGCTTTAAGAACGTGCGGCGAGAAAGGTCAGTCATTTTGGTTCCTTCCGGTTTGGTTTAAGACCCCTTCCGTGCCACGCAACCGGAGGGGACCCATTCCCCTCCCCCTTGCAACCTAATGCGAGAAAGTTACGCGCACGTGCGAGAGCATACACCCCGCAGCCTTAAAGCAAGCTGCGGGGTGCGGCGAGAAACAACTATGTAACTGCGCTG
Protein-coding regions in this window:
- a CDS encoding transporter substrate-binding domain-containing protein, translated to MTDLSRRTFLKLSGLTTLTVAGATFLTGCGPAAQDSNSGAKTDGADDSKAAGQLGDGKTLRIGMEAAYAPYNWQESKESDTTIPIENVTGAYADGYDVQIAKKIAEALGMEPVAVKMEFSALVDSLNNGTIDIVCAGMSVTPERAQSADFTDSYIDDEVIMVVKKDSKYASATKLSDFSGATVLGQKDTFYDELIDEIPDVNHLTPVATVPLVVDGIENGTCDAITFSSMSLPKLLKSYSDLMKVELEDGAGFSDPSNPDNAAIAKGQDDVLAKLNEIIGGISQEDRLNIWQDCMDRQPA
- a CDS encoding amino acid ABC transporter permease, with product MESVPSRIASFAARDHRYVLLGTSAIAFAGMCLSSQARPAMSFLANAFVVELVMYYLLAGWLVVAAAGLLFKLTHWNTYAQTSPFTKPGAARALRFGSYLVCVMTAVLFVDRAVMGFASAWSAASASSTMPDDMLTQVLYMFQQGKQTYLTGIATTIELAVFGTVIAFFLAILLVAVRIMEIDRSDNDAVRFAKKVGVGFAKFYSTVVRGTPMLVQGVIVYYLGFGVVSSFGMSITEVNAIWSRFIAGLVVVSLNSTAYMMEVLRGGIESVDPGQMEAARSLGMSQWQAMLKVVFPQGIKYAIPGLSNELVINIKDSSVLSVIGVFDLAFAASTVAGIYYKQLNAYLVAAVFYLIMTAVASWLLGLFAKRMNVAATTLGSTSDAKMTAKKAEA